A portion of the Sphingobacterium spiritivorum genome contains these proteins:
- a CDS encoding phosphocholine-specific phospholipase C, whose product MENRRDFIKKAALLTGSFGLFNSLPGSIQAALAIEPAAGSTFYDAEHIVLLMQENRSFDHSFGTLKGVRGFNDPRAIQLPNKNLVWLQQNKEGKTYAPFRLDLQSSNAAWTRDLPHSWENQSAARNKGKHDNWLEAKRSGVKEQRDIPLTLGYYSRADIPFYYAFADAFTICDQHFCSSITGTTTNRHFFWTGKCVPKKGEKPLVRNSDIYFNQLAHWKTFPERLEENNISWRVYQNEVSIQNALEGEREPWLGNFTDNNLEWFAQYNIRFKKSHTDFLKIRVTQLPAEIAELETQIKNTKVADSQKLQKNLKNKIQQLESYQSALKTYSAENFAALSNFDKALVTKAFQTNEGDPHYHEIETVSMDDQGTSKDITVPKGDVLYQFREDVKSGKLPTVSWLVAPQNFSDHPSAPMYGAWYVSEVLNILTQNPEVWKKTIFILNYDENDGYFDHIPPFVAPNPNDPASGRTSTDLDYSDEYVTREQEIAAGVSEQSATEGPVGLGYRVPLVIASPWSKGGWVNSEVCDITSTIQFMETFLNKKYNKQIFESNISSWRRGITGDLTSAFRPQTNKSTSSPDFLDRNEQILRIDKSKSLDYPKNHQALSSSEIETANRSPATSPFLPKQESGIKESSALAYELYVDAEMTASKIKLRFNAGKNIFKDNALGSPFNVYSGPSYKDGVSYWPFATSAGNQVDFEWNLADFKDNYDLRVYGPNGFLRTFKGNQSSQLLDVTCEYELDKKGIPTGNINLRIKNTDANKTRPVIVSAQIYQQLQEKINLKPNQEKIISINGKKSFNWYEVKVLLADDPNFERGFAGRAETGTSSMTDPQMGRVI is encoded by the coding sequence ATGGAAAATAGAAGAGATTTTATTAAAAAGGCCGCATTATTAACGGGTTCCTTTGGTCTTTTTAATAGCCTGCCCGGATCTATTCAGGCAGCACTAGCTATTGAGCCGGCGGCCGGATCCACATTCTATGACGCAGAGCATATCGTACTACTGATGCAGGAAAACAGATCTTTTGATCACAGCTTTGGTACCTTAAAAGGTGTGCGTGGATTTAATGATCCCAGAGCAATCCAACTGCCTAATAAAAATCTGGTCTGGTTACAGCAAAATAAAGAAGGTAAAACATATGCTCCATTCCGGCTGGATCTGCAAAGTTCGAATGCAGCCTGGACTAGAGATCTTCCGCATTCCTGGGAAAACCAATCTGCTGCACGCAATAAGGGAAAACACGATAACTGGCTGGAGGCCAAACGTTCGGGAGTAAAAGAACAAAGAGATATTCCGCTGACACTGGGTTACTATTCCAGAGCTGATATTCCATTCTACTATGCTTTTGCAGATGCATTTACGATTTGTGATCAGCATTTCTGTTCTTCTATAACCGGAACTACCACTAACCGCCATTTCTTCTGGACAGGAAAATGTGTCCCTAAAAAGGGAGAAAAGCCCCTTGTCCGTAATTCCGATATCTATTTTAATCAACTTGCTCACTGGAAAACTTTTCCTGAGCGGTTGGAAGAAAATAATATCAGTTGGAGAGTATATCAAAATGAGGTCAGCATCCAAAATGCGCTTGAAGGAGAACGCGAACCCTGGTTGGGCAATTTTACAGACAATAATCTGGAGTGGTTCGCGCAATATAATATCCGCTTCAAGAAAAGCCATACCGATTTCTTAAAAATACGTGTAACGCAATTACCTGCAGAAATTGCGGAATTGGAAACACAGATAAAAAATACAAAGGTTGCTGATAGCCAAAAATTACAGAAAAACTTAAAGAACAAAATTCAGCAACTCGAGAGCTATCAGTCTGCATTAAAAACATACAGTGCTGAGAACTTTGCTGCATTAAGCAATTTTGATAAAGCGCTTGTAACGAAAGCCTTTCAAACAAATGAAGGAGATCCACACTACCACGAAATCGAAACGGTATCAATGGATGATCAGGGAACATCAAAAGATATTACGGTTCCTAAAGGAGATGTACTATATCAGTTCAGAGAGGATGTCAAATCCGGAAAGCTGCCTACAGTTTCCTGGCTGGTTGCTCCACAAAACTTTTCTGATCATCCGAGCGCACCGATGTACGGCGCCTGGTATGTTTCAGAAGTGCTGAATATATTGACGCAGAATCCTGAAGTCTGGAAAAAAACTATTTTTATCCTTAACTACGATGAAAATGATGGTTATTTTGACCATATCCCTCCTTTTGTTGCGCCTAATCCAAATGATCCTGCATCGGGCCGAACCTCTACGGATCTGGACTATAGTGATGAATATGTAACACGCGAACAAGAGATTGCAGCGGGTGTATCAGAGCAAAGTGCAACTGAAGGCCCTGTCGGCCTGGGGTATCGCGTTCCATTGGTCATTGCCTCACCATGGTCTAAGGGAGGCTGGGTTAATTCCGAAGTATGCGATATTACCTCTACTATTCAGTTTATGGAAACATTCCTGAATAAAAAGTACAACAAGCAAATCTTTGAAAGTAATATAAGCTCATGGAGAAGAGGTATTACCGGCGATCTGACTTCGGCCTTCCGTCCTCAAACGAATAAAAGTACATCTTCTCCTGATTTTCTTGACCGCAATGAACAAATCCTGAGAATAGATAAAAGCAAATCACTGGACTATCCGAAAAACCACCAAGCGCTGTCCTCTTCAGAAATAGAAACAGCAAACAGATCTCCGGCTACGAGTCCGTTTTTACCTAAACAAGAGTCTGGTATAAAAGAATCCTCTGCATTAGCATATGAATTGTATGTAGATGCTGAGATGACTGCGTCTAAAATAAAACTTCGATTTAATGCCGGAAAAAATATATTTAAAGACAACGCATTAGGCTCGCCTTTCAATGTGTATTCCGGGCCTTCCTATAAAGACGGTGTTAGCTACTGGCCTTTTGCTACTTCAGCCGGAAATCAGGTAGATTTTGAATGGAATCTTGCCGACTTCAAAGACAACTATGACTTACGGGTATATGGTCCTAACGGATTTTTAAGAACCTTCAAAGGCAATCAAAGTTCACAATTATTAGACGTAACCTGTGAATATGAATTAGATAAGAAAGGTATTCCGACAGGCAATATCAACCTCAGGATTAAAAATACAGATGCGAATAAAACACGACCTGTAATTGTATCTGCACAGATCTATCAACAGCTTCAGGAAAAAATTAACCTGAAGCCCAATCAGGAAAAAATCATTTCTATCAATGGGAAAAAATCGTTTAACTGGTATGAAGTTAAGGTTTTATTAGCTGATGATCCGAACTTTGAACGTGGTTTTGCCGGAAGAGCAGAGACAGGTACTTCCTCGATGACAGACCCTCAAATGGGACGTGTTATTTAA